Genomic window (Rhinatrema bivittatum chromosome 9, aRhiBiv1.1, whole genome shotgun sequence):
CCATTTACAGAGTCCTCAGTCACTGAGACAGGTGTAATCCTGAGAAGCTTGGAACTCTCGTGCTGTGAGATTCTGCTCTCCTACATTTTGCTGGTGCGTCAGTGCACATGTTTCTATTAGGGGACTGGAGCCGGGCTCACACCCATTCTATGCCATGTTCAGCAGCTCCTCCACAGATCTCCCCCAACAACTGCTGCATGTCTTCTTCACAGGCTATTTGCTGCACACCACCTATTGCTCTCTGCCTTCCCTCCAGAGGCCCAGGCCTCTTGCTCAATCACATGGTAGGACCGCTTGAGTCTCTTTCTGTCACCTGTAGgcttctcttctccagggtatcTGAGCTCAGTCTCCTGCCTGCGGATGGTTATCTGCACCGGTGGCAAGTCTTTGGACACTGCTGGCTTTCTGTCATGGTCACTTGTCCCTCTGGCTTCCATCAGTTTGGCAGGCTGTTGCTGTACCATTCTCCCTGTGCCATAACTGAGTACATCATGCTCCACCACAGTTTCTTCTGTTAGACTATACTTGAGATACAGAAAAGGGAATCCTACCTTGTGCTTTGCTGAGTCTGTTTGGCATCCAAAGGTCACCTAGGGCCTCATGTTGTTCCTTCAGTTTTCTGTGCAGTGGAGGCTTCTTGATGCTGCTTCATAAAGATGCTGTCCCTAAAGAGTTGAGCTGACAGTGAAGAAGAGAGAGGCTCTAACTGTGCTGGTGAGGTCTTAGAGGCCTTGCCAGTGCCTTAGTTCTGCACCCAACTGAACCCCAATGGCTATCTGGCCTGCCACTGACCCCATCCCCTCACCTATCCCACCAATCACTTTACACCAACAGGAAGGCAAACAAAGCAGGCTATAAGCAGAGAATGAAGACCACAGGGTGTACTGTTACACTTCAGTCATGCTATGAATGCCCAGGTGAACAACAGGCTCACGTACCTTTGTGTTAATAGCTCATATTAGCACCTGGTCACCATGCAGAAGTATTTTAAACTTAAAGAATATGTAGTTTTGAAATTATGGTAACCAAAATGTATCTTATTTTAATCAAACTTAACTCCTTGTTCAGGACAAGAAGAATGATCCACATGATGAATCTTTGAAGAACAACTGCACCTTCCTACATATGGAAGAGTTCAATCTGTCTGATATAGATACCTTGGTACCTACTCATAATGAAGAAAACCAAGCCATCCCTGAGTGGAAGCGGCAGGTGATGGTGCGGAAGTTACAGGTCCAGCTAGAGGAGAACATGAGGACGGTAGGCTGCCACTTTAGCCTCTTTTGACAATTGAAATCAATATTTGTAGATAAagaaatgataataataataatcataacttTTCATCAGCTTTCCTTTagtaattatctttttttttgtttaaatgtctTTATTCAGTTTTTCAATGCTTACATGAACAAAAACAGCAACAGATAAACAACTACAAATTCTCAAAACCATCAATAACggcccctccctccacctcccccccctccctccacacacacacataaattgtAGAAGTAggagaaaacaacaacaacacgCATTGATGCAGCCAGTATTTTCAACCAATAATAGCCACAGACAGAACCAAAGGAGAATTGAAATCATAACTCCCCTGTAAACAATCAGGCAGTTTTTAAATGTACGGGCTCCATATCTTGGGAAAGGTCTAACATTTCCAAAAACTAAAAGTCAAAAACTGGATTCTTCACTTTGGATCCAATTATGTAGTATACATATCCTAACAATACATGTCCCTTTAATTAAAAACTTGCTTTCAATATGATTACAGGTAACCTCGTCAGAAAAGAcccacaaaacacacaaaaatgcaTCTTTTTTCTCCATTATTTCCAGGAATACACACAGTTTCTGATGTAATTAATAATGAGTATCATCACCTTTCTATTCATACTATGATAAGATCACTTGCTCAGAATATCATTTTGATGACAAAGTATACAACCAATTAAACATCGATAGAACCGTCTTATCGGGAAACCGCTGTGATTTTAACTGATTATCATTTTTACCGTAACCACAATTGTACCATATGTGTTGTGAGAGTCTcattttagtggacccttgggccggcctgctggagactaggaaaagatggacaatgtctctgatgaacagcgggccaggtggcagatgttcaggcgggacatagatgctcttcaacctggaagctggtgctcccccgggaggagcccgtaggagcccaaccgctgggacttaggtggcttcacccttggaagccgaagcccccccgggaggagcccgtaggggcccggccgctgggacttaggcgggttgtggatcaggacaggtaactggaaccagactaggacagtagagatactgtaactgggtacgcgttctggaaccaggcaggaactgtagcaggcacgggtactggaaccaggcaggaaccaagcaggtactgtagcagaaaTGGAGCGACGTAGCcaggcaggtcactccggggcgcaacgcaacaggaaaccaggatgctaacccatgctaacccgttgcaaggcaaaggttggatggccgcggccggcttatcaaggccgcggcgtctgatatCAGGAATGGGGCGAGTCGGCACTGGCGGGAATCtggctacaaaggcgcccaagtggcgtgcgcctaggaacagggcgtccCCCGGAACCTTCACGGTggcgctgccccagcggggacgccgccaaacaggccacaagccaggactctggaggcgggagcaggtccgggaatcaagaggtaagggcctggctgcggtgctcgcggccaggaccgcaacaataTGAGTAATGAATGTTCCTTAAATTTCCCATAGACATCTACTGGATACAAGGGGTCATTCATGTGCATAGAATCTGAGAACTGCTATAATATTTCATTAAAGTATTTAGATTTAcctgaaaatcaaaataaaataggatTTCTCTCCTCTAATTATCAGTGATCATATATCTCCAAGTAACTAGAAACAGGCTGGCTGAACTCTAAATAAACAACCCTCAGACATTTTATGATTTGCTCTTCTACTTGCCCaatcaaaaaatgattttgtagAAGCCAGAATGCTATTGATTGGAAGTGGCCTGTGTCAGCTAGTGTCTAGTGAAACTCGTAACCTATATTATTGCCTTCAGTAAAGTAAATGAATGATTACCCTGGAGCCTAATGAGAGAAGTTGTATATGAAGAGATAACCTACAAGATTTTCATTATATCTTTGAcattataatatttttatttttgtaacccAGTGTGTTTGAATTCATTATGATAATACACAGTTCTTAACAATCTTCTGTTTGGTTTTCTCTGTCACAGAACTCTAAAGGCAGCTGCATGTCAGTTGGTGGTTTGAGGTACTCCCAGGCACACAATGCTGTCTTGGGGCCCTATGGGGAACTGCTGACAGATGATGACCTGCTGTACCTAGAGAAGCAGATTGAGAGCCTGCAGATGAGGAAGAAGTGTCAGGAGTATGAGAGTGAGTTAAGGTATCTGGCAAATGAACTGCAGAACATCCTTCCTGCTCCAATTGTCAATATTACTGTCAACACCCAATTTTTGCATCAAGAAACAGGCAAAGAACACCAGGCTTCACTTCCAGTGTGGTGCAATCATATTTCCAGTGCGGTGAATAACATGTCCCTACTGCTGACCAACATTAATGATAAAGACAAGGAAAAAGGGATTTCCTCCAAGCTGTACAGTACCAACCAAACCCAGAAGCAACTGAGAAAAAGTCTGTCAAATGGCACAGTTGAGAGAGAAATCCTAGAGTTTGGTGTGTCTGTTCGAAACTTGAGAGTTAACTTTGAGAAACAAAGCCTTCTATGTCAGGATAAATCACCACCTTTTCATGGGGTAAAGGTTGTACCCCCAAGATGCTCAGCAGACTATAAGACATTTGATGACCTCATCGTTCCAAAACAATCAATTGTTAGTAAGAGTGAAAAAGATCAAACCCAGGAAGAACAACTAGAGTTTGAAGTGGAAGATGCCAATAATTCTGGAATTGGCTCTGAAAAAGCTTCCACTTTAAGCCATTCTGCTGTCCCTTCTTCCACTCTAAGAAAGGAACGCATAATAATCCTTTTTCTGAGTCACTGGAAGAAATCTGCTTacactatgtccctgaagattaaGGCCAAGGAAactaaagaactgaaaaattcaGATAAAATGGGAGACTCACAAAACTGTCAGAAGAATGCAGAAGGCAAAACAGAGCAAGCACCAAAGTCTGTCATGGAGAACAACAAACTTGGTCATTTGCTAAAGCAGAGAAGTATCATCAAGAAACTGATTGACAACTGGAAGAATATCATCTCCCATGTCCCATCTAGACAAATTCGTATTCTGAACCGCAAGAAGGTTACATTTTCTCCTGAGCAACTCCTTCCCCACATCAATGGGGCACTGATGGATTACAACTGTCTTACCCTTGACCTCTTCATGCTAGGCTACTTCCAAATCTTGGAGCTGGACCTTTCCACAAAAGAGCGCCAAATGCGGCACCTCCTCTGCTATGAAGTCTTTGACCACCTGGGCAGATATGGCTGGGAGGTGGTGCGAGCCTTTCATAAAGCAGTCATTGATGAAATTGATGCAGGCAAACGGGAATGGAAAGATGGCTTTGAGGATATCAAGACAAGGTTCTTTGGTCAACCAAATGATATGACCACGGAGATAGTAGATGCTAGAGAATCCATGGTGTCTCTTGGGAGGTCAGTGCCCAAAGTTGTGGTCCAAAGTGCAACTCTAGAGAAGAAAAAATACAAGCCAAGCACCGCTGACCATGGAGACATCAGCAACTTCAATAATGATGAAATCTGTAGATACATTGATAGAAGTTTTGCTTTCTGGAAGGAAAAGGAAGCTGAGATTTTTGACTTTGAAGAGTGATGGTCACCTTGTGCCATAGAATCAGTTGTTGTTGGACCTGAATGATAATACCAAGTACCAGATGAAAAAAGATAAGGAATGGTGTAGGACTTACTTGCTACTGCAGCTCCCACAGGGAATAGAatgaccaaaacatttttttctcccaGAACCCTGATGTTTGCATCTGAAATCTGTATCAGGATTGACTCTGCCCTGATTGAAAATTGAAATTCTTGAAGGACACCTCCAATTATGCAATGTTAGTTATATGTTTTCAACTTTCCTGTCTTTTGTTCTTCCTTTTTCTGCCATTTATAAATAGGACAAGGATATTTTTGCTGTTCCAGACTGGATATTGTCCTTCATATATTCCCACTTTGTATCTTGTGATTACATGGATTTCATTGCAAATtccaaatatattttgttttatttttgacaAAAGATAGACATTCATagaaatattggggtagattttaaaatgtgcacgcgggcgtacatgtgcgcacgctacccggcgtgcacacatgttcacccgattttataactttcaCGTGTaggtgcacacaagttataaaatcaggggtcaacatgcgcaagggggtgcacactagtgcaccttgcgcgcgaagagctgcactgccttcccccatgccCTACACCCCACcccacattcccttcccttcccctatctccctctaccttttttttaattcttccttttgttgtaaaacttacttcagtcctgaggctgaagtaagttgtgtgcgccggccgagTGGTAAATGGCTGCTATGCCGGAAGCCTCTGACCACGCCCCGCCCGGACAGCCCCGCCCTACCTCTgaaccgccccttttttcaagccccgggatttacatatgtcccggggctttatgcgcatcgccgggccttttgaaaataggcccagcgcataaccttttgaaaatccagctcaTTATGTAGTTCAGGTCCAAATAAGAGTATAATCATTATATTACTTCCAAAAAAGTAGGAGGCTTCTTTTAACTGTTATATATATTTCATTCTGAACACATATAGAgtcttaatttttaattatttgggtTTATAATCTATCTTTTTTAATAAGGATCTCACCCAAAGTGGAGTACAACATATTAGAAAGCATCATAGCAGTCACTAGAGTGGTAAGTGTAGTGTGATAGGTATAACCAAAACATTAGAAAGCTTCATGGCAGTTgctggagcagcttttaaactagaacatgggggaaatcCAACAGTCACGCAGTAGTTCATAGTTCTCTTCTTCACTTCTACCACAGGGAGGTATCTTCAACGGATACTAAAATAACAGGGGAGTCagagcatcccaatagagagattccaataaaattaaaagtagtctatgtgcctacatataaagaacagattgagttaaaagactccaaattacccctgttaaCTGCTAGGAAACGTTTTatacacaaataaaaaacataccttgaaatgtctgtatgctaatgccagaagtctaaaaagtaatacgggagagttagaatgtaaagCACTGAATGAGGACATAACTGGCATCtgagacataactggcatctgagagacctgatggaaggaagattaccaatggaatagtgctataccagggcacaaattatatcgcaatgatagggtggatgaacttaatgggggggggggggcatattatGCTAGGGATGGCATACAATCCAACAGGATAGAGTTCCTAtatgagattaaatgcacagtagaaactttatgggtaaaaattccatgtgtgatgggaaagagtatagtggtGGGTGTATACTAcgatccacctggccaaaatggacaatgaaatgctaacagaaattagggaagctaataccTTTGGTatcacagtaataatgggagatttcagttactccaatattgactgggtaaatatcaaATCAGGACATGGTAGGAAGTtcagtttctagatgaaataaattactgtttcatggagcagctggtcagGAAACTGATGAGGGGaggaactattttagacctaattcttagaggaactcaggatttggtgcgagaggtaatggtagtggggccactcATCAACattgatcataatgcaatcataTTTGACTTGACTGGAAGAGGACCTTaagtaactgaagactggaggatagctaatgtaaccccaatatttaaaaagggctccaggggagatctggaaaactacagaccggttagcctgacttcagtgctaggaataatagtggaaagtgttctaaacatcaaaatcacagaacatatagaaagacatggtttaatggaacaaagtcagcatggctttaccaaaggcaagtcttgcctcacaaatctccttcacttttttgaaggagttaataaacatgtggataaaggtgaactggtagatgtagtgtacttggattttcagaaggcatttgacaaagttcttcatgagaggcttctaggaaaagtaaaaagtcatgggataggtggcgatctccttttgtggattataaactggctaaaagacaggaaacagagagtaggattaaatggacaattttctcagaggaagggagtgggcagtggagtacctcagggatctgtattgggacccttacgtttcaatatatttataaatgatctggaaagaaatacgacgagtgaggtaatcaaatttgcagatgatacaaaattgttcagagtagttaaatcaaagcagattgtgataaattgcaggaagaccttgtgagactggaaaactgggcatcaaaatggcagatgaaatttaatgtggataagtgcaaggtgtgatgcatatagtgaaaaataacccatgccatagttacacaatgttaggttccatattaggtgctactacccaagaaagagatctaggcgtcatagtggataatacattgaaatcattggttcagtgtgctgcagcagtcaaaaaagcaaacagaatgttgggaaattagaaagggaatggtaaataaaatggaaaatgtcataatgcctctgtatcactccatggtgtgatcgcaccttgaataccgtgcacaattctggtcaccgcatctaaaaaaagatataattgcgatggagaaggtacagagaagggctaccaaaatgataaggggaatggaagagctcccctaaaGAGTTTAgaaattttcagcttggagaagagacagctgaggggggatatgatagaggtctttaagatcatgagaggtcttgaacgagtagatgtgactcagttatttacactttcgaataatagaaggactagggggcattccatgaagttagcaagtaacacatttaagactaattggagaaaattctttttcactcaacgcacaataaagctctggaatttgttgccagaggaggtggttagtgcagttaatgtagctgggttcaaaaaaggtttggataagttcttggaggagaagtccattaatggctattaatcaattatacttagggaatagccactgctattaattgcatcagtagcatgggatcttcttagtgtttgggtaattgccaggttcttgtggcctggttttggcctctgttggaaacaggatgttgggcttgatggacccttggtctgacccagcatggcaatttcttatgttcttatgttcttaaagagtagagatgtgaaatATCGtagatattttcaatcgtcagaaaaacgattcacatccctactaaagagataaagttcctgggtggaataaatggcagcattatggagcaattggttcaggaaccgatgagagttggagcaattttagatctaattatcagtGGAGAGCAGGATTTGATGAAAGAGGTAAAGGtgctggggccacttggcaatagtgatcataatatgatcaaatctgaattaatgattggaaggagTGTTCTCCTTCCAATCAATCCACAGTTCtagcacaaaactttcaaaatggaaactttgataaaatgagaaaaataatttaaataaactgaaaagtacagctacaaaggtaaaaagtgggcaacaggtgtggacattgttaaaaattaccatcctaaaagcacagtccggatgtattccacacattaagaaaggtgaaaggaaggcaaaatgattactggtatGGCTAAAATGTGagatgaaagagactattttagccaaaagatcttcattcaaaaattggaagaaggattgaTCAGAAGAatataagataaagcataagcattggcaagttaaatgtaagacattgataagacaggctaagaaagaatttgaaaagaagttggcctcacaataaaaacttttaaaaatatatcagaagcagaaagcctgcgagggagtcaattggacagCTAGATGaaggaggggttaaaggggcacttagggaagataaggccatcacaaaaatttaaatgatttctttgcttcgaggTTCACTGAAGacgatgttgaggagatacccattccggagatggttttcaaggataatctttcagatgaactgaacaaatcacggtgaacctggaagatgtggtaagccagattgacaaactgaagggtaATAAATCacttggatcagatggtatacaccctagggttctgaaagaacttaaaaaatgaaatttcagacctatttttattaatttgtaacctatcattaaaataatccattgaacctgaagattggaagatggccaatgtaacccccttgcgcgcgccgagcccgctccaagccacgctgccttccccagttccctcccaggcctcagagggaacttccctacccccccaccccatcttcccttccctttccctacctcccccgccctttcccccctaccttttgcgttttcttttttttgttacaaaacttacttcagccctggggctgaagtaagttgcgcgcgccggccaactgccggcacaatccccagcacagcaacaattggccgctgtgccgggagcctctgaccccgccgctgccctgcccccggaccaccccgcccatgccccgggacttttgaaaataggcccagcacgcgtaaccgtttgaaaatccggccctatatatatatgttcaccaaatatttttcattaaaaacCTATGAGACTCCAAAATGCTAAAACATTTACAAAAACATGCCTAGAATCCCCCTTTAAATTGTATCAATACAACTTCATAACAAAATTTATAAAACTGTTTTTATATAAATGTATGAAACAactattttattgtaaatatatcAAATATATCCTTAGAACTCATA
Coding sequences:
- the ESPNL gene encoding espin-like protein produces the protein MEDLRAITAAKEGDLNTLQLLHRKGVLSQDVADSMGAGLVHHTARSGHLDCLKFLVVQVKLSANQRALNGATPVHDAAAMGNLVELQWLTANGGSSFQEPDSSGASPLHLSARFGHAETVQWLVQAGSDLAMETREGAVPAHYAAANGHLACLKLLVTADSSCVNKQTCSGATPLYLACQEGHVTIVQYLVKDCAADVNLRAHDGMTVLHAAAYTGHYPLIIWLATFTDINLSAQDTDGATALHFAARGGHPRILEQLLIMGSEVLQDFWGGTPLHDAAENGQLQCCQALIAHQVDPKVLDRDGYTAGNLAAYNGHKHCAQYLQQMENKVRLMFTPPPPPPPPVPMMFTPTRADFQSVHLHVSKEQEAQAYSVTVKKTKSTGGNHSPVKREEPQVKLNDANKGLDDGKDRFEGDIPGTTYMIFVHRRIYEGTGRSTLRFVSRSCSDTVKHHSKKSLISELSMSKYLQKVKTAGMFNQNDKKNDPHDESLKNNCTFLHMEEFNLSDIDTLVPTHNEENQAIPEWKRQVMVRKLQVQLEENMRTNSKGSCMSVGGLRYSQAHNAVLGPYGELLTDDDLLYLEKQIESLQMRKKCQEYESELRYLANELQNILPAPIVNITVNTQFLHQETGKEHQASLPVWCNHISSAVNNMSLLLTNINDKDKEKGISSKLYSTNQTQKQLRKSLSNGTVEREILEFGVSVRNLRVNFEKQSLLCQDKSPPFHGVKVVPPRCSADYKTFDDLIVPKQSIVSKSEKDQTQEEQLEFEVEDANNSGIGSEKASTLSHSAVPSSTLRKERIIILFLSHWKKSAYTMSLKIKAKETKELKNSDKMGDSQNCQKNAEGKTEQAPKSVMENNKLGHLLKQRSIIKKLIDNWKNIISHVPSRQIRILNRKKVTFSPEQLLPHINGALMDYNCLTLDLFMLGYFQILELDLSTKERQMRHLLCYEVFDHLGRYGWEVVRAFHKAVIDEIDAGKREWKDGFEDIKTRFFGQPNDMTTEIVDARESMVSLGRSVPKVVVQSATLEKKKYKPSTADHGDISNFNNDEICRYIDRSFAFWKEKEAEIFDFEE